In one Solanum lycopersicum chromosome 11, SLM_r2.1 genomic region, the following are encoded:
- the LOC101259116 gene encoding uncharacterized protein has product MENFSNASSYCQHLKSLGDQLKNVAASVSDSRMLLHLLVTLPEPTVVWERLFIKSNPFPPFYKNRSTLVLDKTGIEKEAATESAMVEASSDDSSGHLTNMSQLKSKYSSSSNNKRNLLGEAPVLLKL; this is encoded by the coding sequence ATGGAGAATTTTTCCAATGCATCCTCTTACTGTCAGCATCTTAAGTCTCTCGGTGATCAGTTGAAGAATGTCGCAGCGTCAGTTTCTGATAGCCGGATGCTGTTACACTTGTTGGTGACCTTACCCGAGCCTACCGTGGTGTGGGAACGCTTATTCATCAAAAGCAATCCATTTCCTCCCTTTTACAAGAATCGCTCCACGCTTGTTCTTGATAAAACCGGAATTGAAAAGGAGGCGGCAACCGAATCTGCCATGGTCGAAGCCTCGTCAGATGACTCCTCCGGTCATTTGACAAACATGAGTCAGTTGAAGAGCAAATATTCCAGTTCATCGAACAACAAGCGCAACCTGTTGGGCGAGGCTCCGGTGCTGCTCAAGCTTTGA
- the LOC101259401 gene encoding grpE protein homolog 2, mitochondrial-like, whose product MVLYIGDGQRRMKIFVRHCEIVNDKTEEREEERGRNQEPNQVTLFREYVLQRLGISFSASQSQSKQEAEKIMVKDDLVKLVVEKEELLKIKDDEFQKMKKKSLRSYVEMENVINRTKREEGNFKKFAIQVSFSRHVLYQILLHLLIGVVPLLKTLPEGVKINDK is encoded by the exons ATGGTTCTTTATATTGGAGACGGCCAAAGACGGATGAAAATATTTGTCCGACATTGTGAGATTGTCAACGACAAAACAgaagaaagggaagaagaaaGGGGGCGAAATCAAGAGC CGAATCAAGTTACTCTATTCCGTGAATATGTCTTGCAACGGCTTGGAATTTCATTTTCTGCATCTCAATCACAAAGCAAACAGGAAGCAGAAAAGATAATGGTGAA GGATGACTTAGTGAAATTAGTGGTTGAGAAGGAAGAACtcctaaaaataaaagatgatgagtttcagaaaatgaagaaaaaatctCTTAGATCTTATGTGGAGATGGAGAATGTAATCAACAGAACTAAACGAGAAGAAGGAAATTTCAAGAAGTTTGCCATTCAAGTTAGTTTTTCTAGGCACGTGCTTTACCAGATACTCCTGCATTTACTTATTGGTGTTGTGCCACTTCTGAAGACACTTCCGGAAGGtgttaaaataaatgataaatag